From Levilactobacillus zymae, a single genomic window includes:
- a CDS encoding SDR family oxidoreductase, protein MGQQLADQVMLITGAGSAIGRQTAALFAREGAKIIAVDLPGSALTTTVTQLTQAGLEAIAVPADVTNPTDVQTLLTTATQHFGRLDGLINHAGSMNRLIAPETFGDKLWDQVTTINTASVTLVTREALHVFTRQHHGVIVNVATIGAITGDQAETAYAASKRAITNLTKNTAYMYATHGIRTNAITPGNIQADVVEPLRVRRAQEAGGLQVATRTYDEIAQTALFLASNKASYVNGVIVSVDKGWTF, encoded by the coding sequence ATGGGTCAACAACTAGCAGACCAAGTCATGTTAATTACGGGAGCTGGATCAGCAATAGGACGGCAAACGGCCGCACTGTTTGCCCGAGAAGGCGCTAAGATCATCGCTGTCGACTTACCGGGAAGCGCCCTCACCACCACGGTCACCCAGCTGACGCAGGCTGGCCTCGAAGCCATTGCGGTTCCGGCCGACGTGACGAACCCTACCGACGTTCAGACGTTACTCACGACCGCTACTCAGCACTTCGGCCGCTTGGATGGCTTAATCAACCACGCCGGTTCAATGAACCGGTTGATTGCCCCCGAGACCTTTGGCGATAAGCTTTGGGACCAGGTCACCACCATCAATACGGCCAGCGTGACCCTAGTCACCCGTGAAGCCTTACACGTCTTCACGCGCCAGCACCACGGTGTGATTGTCAACGTAGCCACGATCGGTGCCATCACGGGGGATCAGGCCGAAACCGCCTATGCGGCTTCCAAACGGGCCATCACGAATCTCACCAAAAATACGGCTTACATGTACGCCACTCATGGCATTCGCACCAACGCCATCACCCCGGGGAACATCCAAGCGGACGTGGTTGAACCGCTACGTGTCCGGCGTGCTCAAGAGGCTGGCGGTCTACAAGTGGCCACGAGAACTTACGATGAAATTGCCCAGACCGCACTGTTCCTCGCCTCGAACAAGGCCAGCTACGTCAACGGCGTCATCGTCTCCGTAGATAAGGGGTGGACGTTCTAA
- a CDS encoding SDR family oxidoreductase, whose translation MRYVITGATGHLGQAVVRQLAKLVDPQTIRLGVHTPAKAASFAAQGMTVKALDYRQPTTVQAVLQDADVAIYIPSKSHDSFSRVTEFEHVLSAVEGAHVGHLIVMGFIADQADNPFALSAFYGYVPRRLAQTNLSYTILRNALYADPLVPYLPELIDRHNVIYPMGDASLSFISLEESAAAFAKVAVTPALWRQTTYTLTQERSYTMPALAEVLSTVSGHTIGYAPVTLRQFAELYNQGNEGHMLASMYAGGARGLLATVTDDYRRIMGRPAQSLPDFLTAALRTQA comes from the coding sequence ATGCGTTACGTAATTACCGGAGCGACGGGGCACTTGGGCCAAGCGGTGGTCCGACAGTTGGCCAAATTAGTAGATCCACAGACAATCAGGTTAGGCGTACACACCCCGGCGAAGGCGGCTAGTTTTGCGGCCCAGGGGATGACGGTGAAGGCCTTGGACTACCGCCAACCAACCACCGTTCAAGCAGTCCTTCAAGATGCCGACGTGGCGATCTATATTCCTAGCAAGAGTCACGATAGTTTTAGTCGGGTGACTGAGTTCGAACACGTCTTAAGCGCCGTGGAAGGGGCCCACGTGGGACACTTGATCGTGATGGGCTTTATTGCCGATCAAGCCGATAACCCGTTTGCGCTATCCGCCTTTTACGGTTACGTTCCGCGACGGTTGGCCCAGACGAACTTATCGTATACGATTTTACGCAACGCCCTGTACGCCGATCCGCTGGTGCCCTACCTTCCCGAATTGATCGACCGACACAACGTCATCTACCCCATGGGGGATGCGTCATTAAGCTTTATCAGCCTGGAAGAGAGTGCTGCGGCGTTCGCCAAGGTAGCGGTGACGCCAGCACTCTGGCGGCAAACCACTTACACGCTGACCCAGGAACGGTCCTACACCATGCCGGCGCTGGCGGAAGTCCTGAGCACGGTTAGTGGGCATACTATCGGGTACGCCCCGGTGACGTTGCGGCAGTTCGCTGAACTCTATAATCAAGGCAATGAGGGGCATATGCTGGCGTCGATGTACGCGGGTGGGGCCCGCGGACTCTTGGCGACGGTAACCGACGACTACCGGCGGATTATGGGGCGTCCCGCGCAAAGTCTGCCTGACTTCTTGACAGCGGCATTGCGCACGCAGGCTTAG
- a CDS encoding Rrf2 family transcriptional regulator, which yields MRYSHKLSDAVHILAYIDIYHDQNLASTAIAASVESNPALVRRLMVALRRAKLLTTQQGAAQPRLTRTPSEITLLDVYRAVADDGNLLHVDDKTNPQCIVGGNIQETLREAYQEVQQAAEAQMAQITLATLITQIWARQRQREAAER from the coding sequence ATGCGGTATTCGCATAAGTTAAGTGATGCGGTGCATATTTTGGCCTACATCGACATTTATCATGATCAGAATCTTGCTAGCACGGCGATTGCGGCTAGTGTGGAATCCAATCCGGCACTGGTCCGCCGGTTGATGGTGGCTTTGCGTCGAGCCAAGCTGTTGACGACGCAACAGGGCGCTGCTCAGCCGCGGTTGACCCGCACACCAAGTGAGATCACGCTGCTAGACGTTTACCGGGCGGTGGCGGATGACGGTAATTTGTTGCACGTCGATGATAAGACCAATCCCCAATGCATCGTGGGTGGAAACATCCAGGAAACCCTGCGTGAGGCTTATCAAGAGGTCCAGCAAGCGGCGGAAGCTCAGATGGCCCAGATTACTTTGGCGACCTTGATTACACAGATTTGGGCCCGTCAGCGGCAACGGGAAGCGGCGGAGCGTTAA
- a CDS encoding KxYKxGKxW signal peptide domain-containing protein: MKGLTPKRQSELRRSNQKTHFKLYKAGTKWVTAAISAIGGLLGIGLTTTITAAANSNVGVAQEVDTNEVAATQAKGTIPATSESTASTSESASVSTAISQGSVASGSTARRSLADRDSAVNDSQTAASVSQRQAADTSEYQVYSTAKASTTAAQHSLSLQEISASVDSLQANTSVTDQQVSAVSEAESSLSDASSAISQSLSESVERQQLVDQSTSKSESLAELSAQAASKRAASAADDSVSQASMSTASFSQQESLVGSVSGSLSTVEVASMSTIADASASINSQNLAYASASQEIVDRTSIVDSEFEDSMASVKSMYDNLASVFNQSFADSELYDDSAELASRVSAIGSAATVNAAVRTSVAQTAAANESRYSAIVAAAASVSTALGSVATSVSLVSLSAWSQSEGSREAAVSTFEASLSGDSRQVTRQLSMVSASEASMSDLLAADSAASLSLRVVSANQGASTAAEQLTSVQADRQEAGREAASLSTAEGSLSQRVSRDQSQWSVTLDSQSLASASGDQSLSVKSASISEIVAERTSGQLASQVASTSTVYANQTSSLAAQSTQLASVASGASLSVSIFGLASQSIANELSTASASLVSLASTMGTLADNPSRSLISLIDGSTTFTASLTSTTSAYQSGLMSLSAQSLAAAAESLSVVSLSLVSQQRASQSVQQLADEVASRTASLATRKASLTNAVTSVIAAETSASTASASALQREQSLSASQWAASQASVSANEDSVASVNQVASVTAKTAASVAKTISETSQGDASVSASEVSLAQRISQDQSQWSVTEDSTAIRSESLKRSQAMVSESTRVSQRTSMANSQSTKLAEQSQSNAKSLESLGQQSTSALTAASAISTAVASLTKTSQAVQSLQESLTSLSEPDRAQSEALDSLAEQQQSVVTAQSQYSTSLTRVCLKTRSPI; encoded by the coding sequence ATGAAAGGATTGACGCCGAAACGCCAGTCTGAGTTGCGTCGCAGCAACCAGAAGACACATTTTAAACTCTATAAGGCAGGTACAAAGTGGGTGACCGCAGCCATTTCAGCAATCGGGGGGTTGCTGGGAATTGGGTTGACCACCACGATAACGGCTGCAGCCAACAGTAATGTGGGGGTCGCGCAGGAAGTTGATACTAATGAGGTTGCGGCCACACAGGCTAAGGGGACCATTCCCGCAACGTCGGAATCTACGGCATCTACCAGTGAGTCGGCCTCGGTCTCAACGGCTATCTCCCAGGGATCGGTCGCTTCGGGGAGTACGGCACGGCGGTCCTTGGCGGATCGGGATAGTGCGGTCAACGATTCACAAACAGCCGCGAGTGTCAGCCAACGTCAAGCAGCTGATACCAGCGAATATCAGGTCTATTCGACTGCCAAAGCGTCCACGACAGCGGCCCAGCACTCACTCAGTTTGCAAGAAATTTCGGCGTCGGTGGATAGTTTACAAGCGAACACTTCGGTGACCGACCAGCAGGTGTCGGCGGTGTCTGAAGCGGAAAGCAGCCTGAGTGATGCGTCGAGCGCTATTTCCCAATCGCTGAGTGAGTCCGTCGAGCGCCAACAGCTGGTCGACCAGTCTACCTCTAAATCGGAATCATTAGCGGAATTAAGCGCGCAGGCGGCGTCAAAGCGGGCGGCCAGTGCGGCCGACGATTCCGTTTCGCAGGCGTCAATGAGTACGGCGTCGTTTAGCCAGCAGGAAAGTTTGGTTGGCTCTGTGAGTGGCTCATTGTCGACGGTGGAAGTAGCGTCGATGAGTACCATTGCGGATGCGTCGGCGTCGATTAATAGTCAGAATCTCGCTTACGCATCGGCCTCCCAGGAAATTGTCGATCGGACCAGTATCGTGGATTCTGAATTTGAAGACTCGATGGCTTCGGTTAAAAGCATGTATGATAACCTAGCGTCGGTTTTTAATCAGTCGTTTGCGGATAGCGAATTATACGATGATTCGGCCGAATTAGCGTCACGGGTATCGGCGATTGGCAGTGCTGCAACGGTCAACGCCGCCGTTAGAACGTCCGTTGCGCAAACGGCGGCGGCTAACGAAAGCCGCTATTCGGCGATTGTCGCGGCGGCTGCGTCAGTGTCCACGGCGTTAGGGTCGGTCGCCACGTCCGTCTCGTTGGTCAGTCTCAGTGCTTGGTCGCAATCGGAGGGGAGCCGTGAAGCCGCCGTCTCCACGTTTGAAGCTAGTTTATCCGGTGATTCACGTCAGGTCACCCGGCAGCTGTCCATGGTTTCGGCCAGTGAGGCTAGTATGAGTGATCTGTTGGCGGCAGATAGCGCTGCTTCGTTGAGCCTTCGCGTGGTATCGGCGAACCAGGGGGCTTCTACCGCGGCTGAACAGTTAACCAGTGTACAAGCCGATCGCCAGGAAGCCGGTCGTGAAGCCGCTTCGTTGAGTACGGCCGAAGGAAGCTTGAGTCAACGGGTGAGCCGAGACCAAAGTCAATGGTCCGTCACCCTAGATTCGCAATCACTGGCCTCAGCTAGTGGGGATCAAAGTTTATCGGTAAAGTCGGCGTCGATTTCAGAAATTGTTGCGGAGCGGACGTCGGGGCAGTTGGCCTCACAGGTGGCGTCCACGTCAACCGTCTACGCCAATCAAACGAGTAGTTTGGCCGCTCAATCGACTCAGCTAGCGAGTGTGGCTTCGGGAGCCTCACTGTCCGTTTCCATATTTGGCCTTGCCTCACAGTCGATTGCCAACGAATTGTCGACGGCCTCGGCGAGCCTGGTCAGTCTGGCCTCGACCATGGGAACGTTAGCGGATAACCCGTCGCGTTCATTGATTAGCTTAATCGATGGGTCGACAACTTTTACTGCCAGTCTAACCAGTACCACTTCTGCGTACCAGTCAGGCTTGATGAGCCTGAGTGCGCAATCCTTAGCGGCCGCAGCGGAATCATTGTCGGTGGTGTCCCTGTCATTAGTGAGTCAGCAACGGGCCTCACAATCAGTTCAGCAATTAGCTGACGAGGTCGCCAGCCGAACCGCTAGTTTGGCAACCCGCAAAGCGTCCTTGACTAACGCGGTGACTTCCGTGATTGCAGCTGAAACCAGTGCAAGTACAGCGAGCGCGTCGGCGTTGCAGCGCGAGCAGTCACTCTCGGCCAGTCAGTGGGCGGCTAGCCAGGCTTCCGTTAGTGCTAACGAGGATAGCGTGGCGTCGGTCAACCAGGTCGCCTCGGTAACCGCGAAAACGGCTGCTAGTGTGGCGAAAACCATTAGCGAGACTAGTCAGGGGGATGCCAGTGTTTCCGCATCCGAAGTCAGCTTGGCACAACGGATTAGCCAAGATCAAAGCCAATGGTCTGTCACGGAAGATTCGACGGCGATTCGGTCGGAGAGTCTTAAGCGCAGTCAAGCAATGGTCTCGGAGTCGACGCGGGTAAGTCAACGAACATCTATGGCCAATAGTCAGTCGACCAAGTTGGCGGAGCAGTCGCAGTCAAATGCCAAGTCCTTGGAAAGCTTGGGACAACAATCAACGAGTGCGTTAACGGCGGCATCCGCTATTTCGACCGCCGTAGCCAGTCTGACGAAGACCAGTCAGGCGGTACAATCCTTACAAGAGTCGTTGACATCATTGAGTGAACCGGATCGGGCCCAATCTGAAGCCCTAGATAGCCTGGCTGAGCAACAACAGAGTGTCGTTACGGCCCAGTCGCAGTATTCAACATCTTTGACTAGGGTCTGTCTTAAAACTCGATCACCGATTTAA
- a CDS encoding DUF5776 domain-containing protein, producing the protein MQSESIAQSKASAASLSASISSSQVVSTSQSLSASAAVVASQSLSRQQSQSQSRSRSVAISLELSQSIAQSEAQFSTATSQSQNQVTRPIGAPTASLKEGSALARPTRFKRFSVNSDKKIGLYRKPTFTKGNRIRWYAKQPRSRQPQFVVIGVTTSKHGVLRYRVKDVNHHSKTYGTTGYVTARRAFVKRTYHVQRPQLITVLNPQGIDSYRTAKLKGKVTHYRQGQQLKVQRVVKHHLTTRYQLTNGRYVTANKQLVYAGRLKYPRRITVRYGANLYRDVNFHARAGQHYVGHQTVRVLGWNYSDHGTLRYRISGGYVTANQRYVSATTQHLLAGERLL; encoded by the coding sequence TTGCAATCCGAATCGATTGCTCAGAGTAAGGCCAGCGCAGCCAGTCTTTCCGCATCAATTAGCTCTTCACAAGTAGTGTCCACGTCGCAAAGTTTAAGCGCGAGTGCTGCAGTGGTGGCGAGTCAGAGCCTATCACGGCAACAGAGTCAGTCGCAATCACGAAGCCGCAGCGTGGCAATTTCTCTAGAGCTGAGTCAGTCAATTGCGCAGAGTGAAGCTCAGTTTTCGACGGCAACGAGTCAGAGTCAAAATCAGGTCACTCGGCCAATTGGGGCGCCGACCGCTTCTTTGAAAGAAGGTAGTGCGCTAGCGCGGCCAACTCGTTTCAAGCGATTCAGTGTGAATAGTGATAAGAAGATTGGCCTGTATCGTAAACCGACCTTTACTAAGGGCAATCGGATCAGATGGTACGCGAAGCAGCCACGGTCGCGGCAACCCCAGTTTGTCGTCATCGGGGTGACCACGTCTAAACATGGTGTTCTCCGCTACCGGGTCAAGGACGTGAACCACCACTCGAAGACGTACGGAACGACCGGTTACGTGACGGCACGACGAGCATTTGTTAAACGAACCTACCATGTTCAGCGCCCCCAACTGATTACGGTGTTAAATCCGCAGGGAATCGATAGTTACCGGACGGCTAAACTGAAAGGAAAGGTCACGCACTATCGCCAGGGGCAACAGCTGAAGGTTCAACGGGTCGTCAAGCATCACCTGACTACCCGTTATCAGTTAACTAACGGTCGCTACGTGACGGCCAATAAGCAATTGGTTTATGCCGGCCGATTGAAATATCCACGACGCATCACCGTTAGGTACGGCGCAAACCTGTATCGGGACGTAAACTTCCACGCCCGGGCCGGCCAGCACTATGTTGGCCACCAAACCGTGCGAGTTTTGGGGTGGAACTATAGTGATCATGGCACACTCCGTTACCGAATTTCTGGCGGTTACGTGACGGCTAACCAACGTTACGTCAGCGCTACAACGCAGCATCTTTTGGCGGGAGAACGCCTATTGTAA
- a CDS encoding Dyp-type peroxidase, producing MSIDPRRAQDVWEDAGEHVQFTVLKFNRQDPQHEREVFQEFADRSQAIVRSLKIRDAKPETGSQLKVAIGISNAAWDYLFPDAPKPAELETFTTLKGPKYEMPASEGDLFLHIRASDNAVVYEAQTQFRRVLEDVTTVVDETQGFRYFEGRAIIGFIDGTEAPAIEDAADYALVGDEDPTFENGSYAFAQKWQHDMPVWNHLKTEEQEKAVGREKFSDYELDDADKFKNAHNVASKFTENGVEQKIVRMNVPYSNPAGGNTGTYFIGYARHWKVTKGMLTNMVEKGDYLLSFSKLLSGQAFFVPSRDLLAKMAEDEFH from the coding sequence ATGTCAATCGATCCACGCCGCGCCCAAGATGTCTGGGAAGATGCCGGGGAACACGTTCAATTCACCGTTTTAAAGTTTAATCGTCAAGATCCACAACACGAACGCGAAGTCTTCCAAGAGTTCGCCGACCGCTCACAAGCCATTGTTCGGTCGTTGAAGATTCGGGATGCTAAGCCGGAGACCGGCTCACAGCTCAAAGTTGCTATCGGAATCAGCAACGCTGCTTGGGACTATCTGTTCCCAGACGCCCCCAAGCCAGCCGAACTGGAAACCTTCACCACCTTGAAAGGACCGAAGTACGAGATGCCCGCTTCCGAAGGCGACCTGTTCTTGCACATCCGGGCTAGTGACAACGCCGTGGTCTACGAAGCGCAGACCCAATTCCGGCGCGTATTGGAAGACGTGACCACCGTGGTCGACGAAACCCAGGGCTTCCGTTACTTTGAAGGCCGGGCCATCATCGGCTTCATCGACGGGACCGAAGCGCCAGCCATCGAAGACGCCGCGGACTACGCGTTAGTCGGCGACGAAGACCCGACTTTTGAAAACGGGTCCTACGCCTTCGCGCAGAAGTGGCAACACGACATGCCCGTCTGGAATCACCTCAAGACCGAAGAACAAGAAAAAGCCGTGGGACGAGAAAAGTTCAGCGATTACGAACTCGACGACGCCGATAAATTCAAAAACGCCCATAACGTGGCGTCTAAGTTTACCGAAAACGGTGTCGAACAAAAAATCGTACGGATGAACGTTCCTTACTCCAACCCGGCTGGCGGAAACACCGGAACCTACTTCATCGGTTACGCCCGGCACTGGAAGGTCACCAAGGGAATGCTGACCAACATGGTCGAAAAGGGGGACTACCTGTTGTCCTTCTCCAAGCTGTTATCCGGCCAAGCCTTCTTCGTCCCATCTCGCGACTTACTTGCCAAGATGGCCGAAGACGAATTCCATTAA
- a CDS encoding helix-turn-helix domain-containing protein produces MPAKTYHIGVEATIDVIGGKWKTVILCHLRHQTMRTGELSRAIPQISQKMLTQQLRELEHDGIITRQVFKQVPPKVEYALSPYGETLVQILHELCLWGEDNVERRQAHGEDVEILDHENVPN; encoded by the coding sequence ATGCCCGCAAAAACCTATCATATTGGCGTTGAAGCCACCATCGATGTTATCGGTGGTAAGTGGAAAACCGTAATCTTATGTCATTTACGTCACCAAACCATGCGCACCGGCGAACTGTCCCGGGCGATTCCCCAGATTTCTCAGAAGATGCTGACTCAGCAACTCCGTGAACTGGAACACGACGGCATCATCACCCGTCAGGTCTTCAAACAGGTCCCTCCCAAGGTGGAATACGCCCTGTCCCCTTACGGCGAAACGCTGGTGCAAATCTTACATGAGCTTTGCTTATGGGGTGAGGACAATGTCGAACGCCGCCAAGCGCACGGCGAAGATGTCGAGATTTTAGACCACGAAAATGTGCCGAATTAA
- a CDS encoding TetR/AcrR family transcriptional regulator, which produces MPNKKILAEFPAAVNATKDLTQKQKDVLITSIQLFAKQGYANTSTHQIAVAAHQSEGTMFKHFKSKANILRIALDPIIHQIIPDILDELKQETLQQPMTNLHDFLEFFVRNRMAFAAENQDAIKVFLSELLYNEDLRVEFIANAPASFVNTFKTVIADFQRRGLMVNWPFPIVFRHIMSVLGGYVIDRYILFPDRDWDDDQQAHYLVLALERVLSA; this is translated from the coding sequence ATGCCCAATAAAAAAATCCTTGCTGAGTTTCCCGCGGCGGTTAACGCCACCAAGGACCTCACCCAAAAACAAAAAGACGTCTTAATCACCAGTATCCAGCTCTTCGCCAAACAGGGGTACGCCAACACCAGTACGCACCAAATTGCCGTGGCGGCCCATCAATCCGAAGGGACCATGTTCAAACACTTTAAGTCCAAGGCCAATATTCTGCGCATCGCGTTGGACCCCATCATTCACCAAATCATTCCCGATATCTTGGACGAATTAAAACAAGAAACCCTACAACAGCCCATGACCAACCTACACGACTTTCTGGAATTTTTCGTGCGTAACCGGATGGCCTTTGCCGCCGAAAATCAAGACGCCATCAAGGTCTTTCTGAGCGAACTTCTTTATAATGAAGACCTGCGCGTCGAATTTATCGCCAACGCCCCCGCCAGCTTCGTCAACACCTTTAAAACGGTGATTGCCGATTTCCAACGCCGCGGCTTAATGGTCAACTGGCCCTTCCCCATCGTTTTTCGTCACATCATGTCCGTGTTGGGCGGCTACGTGATCGACCGTTACATTCTCTTTCCCGACCGCGACTGGGACGACGACCAGCAGGCCCACTATCTGGTGTTGGCCCTCGAAAGGGTCCTCAGCGCCTAG